The DNA window GGACATTAGAGTTTCCACAAGACTCCAGTTCTCCTATCCTGTACAACGCAAGCCAAACTTCCAGAAGCATCATGACCTACAGATCAGGATTCGGTGGCCGCACCTTCAGCTGCTTCTCAGCCTGCGGGACCCGGCCCAGCCGCTGCAGCATCACGGCCGCCCCCTACCGTGGCATCTCCTGCTACCGCGGCCTCACCGGGGGCTTCGGCAGCCGCAGCCTCTGCGAGGGCTTCCGCGCCGGCTCCTGCGGCCGCAGCTTTGGGTACCGCTTCGGCGGCGTGTGCGGCCCCAGCCCGCCCTGCATCACCACCGTGTCGGTCAACGAGAGGCTCCTCGTGCCCCTCAACCTGGAGATCAACCCCAACGTGCAGTGTGTGAAGCACGAGGAGAAGGAGCAGATCAAGTGTCTCAACAACAGGTTCGCTGCCTTCATCGACAAGGTGGGTGTCCTTGATCACACCCTTACTGAACCCTCCCTTCCTGGGCAGGCACTGAAGGGGTAGTCGGGGGGCAGGAGAGATGTGGTGCCCACGAGATCTCAGTCTAATGGAGGAGATGGACACTTATCCAGGGCACAGAAAGATCAGAGAGATGAGTCTAGAGCAGGGGCTCCTGATGAGGCAATTGTTATTATATACAACCTCTGTCCAGACAGGCAGGGTCCCCATAGACAGACAAGGACAGGTTTGGAACCGCGAGTCAGAGGAAGAAGGCCATACATGAAAACAAGACACAAGAAATGCACATAAGATATAGGAAGAGGACCACAGGCCAGCCTTTGGGTGGGTGTCCTTGATCACACCTTTCCTGAACCCACCCATGCTCAATTCAGGCTGGGCACTGATGGGGGAGTCAGAGGCAAAAAGACCTCTACTTGGCTCCTGACCACATGCCACCTAGGTTCAGCACGTCAGGATAACTCAGTTCACCTGAGCAGGGACTGATCATTCCCGGCCCCTTGCTCTCACCCCTAACTTGGAAAATCCAAACATAGATCCCAATCCCGAAATCCAGAAGTTGCCTTGTCTTCCACAGCGCCCTCTGTGTAATCTCTGCTGAGCTCCTGGTTTGGGAGTTTACCTTAAAGCAATCAgtgccctcccccatccccacatgCCCCAAGTAGCCTTTGGGGCAGTGGGAGCCATCTGacccatcctcccaccccaaaTGGCAGGTGCGCTTCCTGGAGCAGCAGAACAAGCTGCTGGAGACCAAGTGGCAGTTCTGCCAGAGCCGCCAGTGCTGCGAGAGCAACCTGGAGCCCCTGTTCCAGGGCTACATCCAGACGCTGAGGAGGGAGGCCGAGTGTGAGGAGGCCAGCAGCGGGAGGCTGGCCTCGGAGCTCAGCCACATGCAGGAGGTGCTGGAGGGCTACAAGCAGAAGTGAGTGCGGTCAGGGATGATGTTGGGCACAGGGATGGACTTGAGTTAAAGCCTACTGGATGAGACTGGAGAAGACTTTCCGAGAAGGGCCAGGGACCTTGCAGGGCAGGTGGGCGCTGTGCAGCAGGATCGTCACATCAGGCAGTCATCGATCAGACGCCTAAGAGTAGGGTCGTGATTCCCCAGGAggtctctctctgctccttcagCCTTCACTTCCTGGAGCCTGATCACCCAGCAGCTGTGCCCTGCGGTCTGTGGGGAGGGCGCTTCTGCATTCTCCCAAGCCATCTCCTCCCGGCCTCTCAGGCTCCCACCTGTAGCACCTGGGCGTGATATGAGTCCCAGTGTCGCTCAGGGCTGCCAggtcctggggctgctggtggCCCACCGTCTAGGGTGCGGAGTGCTGAGGGCCTCTGGGACTCATGGGCCCTCCCACAGCTGAGCTAGGATGGACACCCAGGAGAGCAGAGGCTGCAGTGCCCCACACGTGCTGCTGTCCACTCCTAGCATGGGGCTGGTGCTGAGTCCTTATTCTCCAGACGGGACCTCAGAGCAGCTTTGGGAACAGGGCTGTGAGGTCCCCGAAGAGTGGCCTCCTGGACCCCTCAATGCAAAGTGGACAGAGAATCACAAACACATCCCAAATCCAACCACAGCGGACCCCAGCAGGGCTGCCAGGGGGGCGGGCTGTGTTGGCAGGTCCCTAACATTGCCTCCTTCACTGGTATGAAGTGGAGGGGGTTCTGGGGAGACCTGCCCTGCCATGACCTCCCTTTCTGccctcttctgcctcaggtaCGAGGCGGAGGTCGCACTGAGAGCGACAGCGGAGAAGGAGTTTGTGGCTCTGAAGAAGGTGGGTCACGTGGGATCGGGAACCAGAGACACGAGGGATCTCAGAATGACAGGCTCTTGCTGGGGAGACCCATGGTCTCAACCTCAGTGCGGGGTGCAGCGACCTTGCCAAGTCAGGATGGGAAATTCCCAGAGATTAGGTCATGAAAGGCCCATGTAGGGCTCTGAGAAGGGCACTGACCTTGGAGTATCCACTGGCACCCTGCCCTGAAGCAGGGCGATGGCTGAGTTGAGCTCTGGATGTTCTGTGCTGCCCCAGAGGTGGTGGTGTGTGGCTGGGGTCCCATGGAGGCATGGCAGCTTCAGTCTCGCTGTTGAGGGACGGTGTCCTGTCTAGTGTTGCAGGGAGTCTGATTAGGAAGAGGGGCACAGTCTCAGGATCTCGGGGAGGATGGAGCAGAGCCAGGAGAGGCCAGGTGGAGTCTTGGAGGACTGCTGGGGGACACGGAAGTGTCAAGGTGGCTGAGTGAGGGAGCCAGTCTGGCAGGCTTCCTGGTACAGGGGAGGGTAAGAAGGAGAGCTGGGAGGTAAGAGGTCTCAGGTGCGAGGATTGAAAGGCTGGTAACCCATCTCCAAGGCACGAGGCGTTTGTTCTTAGAACGGGAGGAGGTCGTGAGGTGCCTCTGGGGAAGGTCAGAGGGTATGGAGATGGCACGAGAATAGTAGCACTGGGAATCCTTTCCCCCTCACCTCCATGTAATGGgtgaagggagagaggaatgTTGGGTGGTGATCACCAGAGGTCCTCTGAACTCAACGACTCCCCACCTTCCCAGGATGTGGACTGTGCCTACCTCTGCAAGTCAGACCTGGAGGCCAACTCAGAGGCCCTGATTCAGGAGATGGACTTCCTGCGGCGACTGTATGAGGAGGTGAGGGGTTGTGGTCCAGGCAGAAAACCAGCAGCTGGCCTGGAAGAGAGGGCGTTGGTCTGGGATCAGAGTGGGAGAGGGACTGGGGCAGGAGCTGCAGTCCGTGAGGCTGTCAGAGAGGGCGGGGGCTAGAGACCAAGGAGGGCTGAGAAGGTTGGGTACACACTGTGGTGAGGGAGGGAATGGTGTAAACCACACgcatcctcccaccccaccatctGCAGGAGATCCGAGTTCTCCACACTCACATCTCAGACACCTCGGTCATCATCGAGATGGACAACAGCCGGGACCTGAATATGGACAGCATTGTGGCCGAGATCAAGGCGAACTATGACGACATTGCCTGCCGCAGTCGGGCCGAGGCTGAGAGCTGGTACCGCAGCAAGGTGAATGTCTCAGGGCACCTGCCTCCTAGACATGGTGGGAGGGATGGGTGGTATATATTAACAAGTCTTCTTTTGTCTGGGGACTCTGATTCCTAGAGGTGGTGAAAGAAGTGCAGACCCCTCTCAGGTTATAGTGGCAGGACATGGCTGCCACGTATGGTTGCACAGGCTGAGTACTGTACAATTTGCAAACCATCTGTGGTGTCCTGAGTGGGTGGGATGTCCCATCCTGAGTTTCATGAgcctctctgcttccctccaGTGTGAGGAGATGAAGGCCACGGTGATCCGGCATGGGGAGACCCTGCGCTGCACCAAGGAGGAGATCAACGAGCTGAACCGCGTGATCCAGAGATTGACGGCCGAGGTCAAGAATGCCAAGTGCCAGGTAGGGGTCGTTTGAGGCCCACCCAGGGTCCCACAGGCAGTGTGTGCACCCAACTGGATCTCACCATTCATTCTCCAGCCCATCTGCATGACCTGAGTCCCAGGTTGTGGTCACTTAAGGAAACCCAGGTGATGTAGAGGAGAGACCTGTTTCTGGCGTGATCCCAGCTGGCCAGGAGAGACTGGATGCGTCCAGGAAGTGGACACAGAGACCCAGGGGCCATAACTCACCTTGTTCTCTTCTGGGCCCTTAGAACTCCAAGCTGGAGGCCACTGTGACCCAGGCGGAGCAGCAGGGCGAGGCGGCCCTTAATGATGCCCGCTGCAAGCTGGCCGGGCTGGAGGAGGCCCTGCAGAAGGCCAAGCGGGACATGGCCTGCCTGCTCAAGGAGTATCAGGAGGTGATGAACTCCAAGCTGGGCCTGGACATCGAGATCGCCACCTACAGGCGCCTGCTGGAGGGCGAGGAACACAGGTGGGGCCCATCCCAGCCTGGCCCTGAGCTGCCCATTTCCACCCTTTCCACAAGCACCACCCTTGATCCTGGCTGAGCAATGGCCAGGAATCTGGGACAAACCTATCATTTATcactttggggtgggggggcggtttGTGAGGACTATTACTTCTgaccctctgccccctccttcctGACCACTTGTGAACCACAGCCCAGGAATTTGTAGAGCTCTGGCGGCAACTCTGGCTCAGTCActaatgttgcttttttcctcttccctctcagaCTGTGTGAAGGCGTTGGGGCCGTGAATGTCTGTGAGTAACCTAGCCCTGTGTGGATGAATTTACTCTCTTCCTGCAAGGGATGGAAGGAGGAGTTCCACtggacctaaatataagagtgGGCTGGCATCACAGGAGGAGGGATTTGGGTTAGACAAGAAGCAAGGACCACTTCTTTGGGACTAGAGTTGTTAAGTAAAGATGCTTGGAGAGGTGCATCGTCGGGGATGCGGGAGACTTGGCCCCCCAGAATTTTGACTAAGCCTTTGGGGTTCGCAGGTGTCAGCAGCTCCCGGGGCGGGGTCGTCTGCGGGGACCTCTGCGTGTCCGGCTCCCGGCCGATGACTGGCAGCGTCTGCAGCGCCCCCTGCAGCGGGAACCTGGCGGTGAGCACCGGCCTGTGTGCGCCCTGCGGCCCCTGCAGCTCCGTCACGTCTTGCGGCGTGGGCTCCCGCGCCAGCAGCTGCCGCAAACGTTAGGCGCCCCAACTCAGGCCCGGCCCGGGCAACCCTCCCGCGCAGCCCGGCAGGGCCCGCCTTgcctggccccgccccgcccacctcTGGGCGGAGCAAGCCCTAGGCTACTTCGCTGGCTCTTTGAAAGGTCCATCCCACTCCTAGCATCTCAAGCCTGTGTGTGATCCCCTCTTCCCCGGCTCTGCCGCCCACGCTGGGAAAGGCTACCCTAGAAAGAAGTCTCTTTGGCCACCACAGGAAGGGGACTCCGGGGCAGGGGGGACCAGGATTAGGACCTGGGCTGCTATGGGGCCAATGGCCAACGCTCCCACTCTGTCCCAGCATCACCCCTTCCTTCTCTGCCGTGTTCCTCTCCTTCTTGATCTGTGTTTCCAATAAATCAATATAGCCAACCCTGGGCCTTGTCTTCACTTCTGCTATCTTCCTCAGGGGTCGAGGTTTGGGAGGGTC is part of the Phocoena sinus isolate mPhoSin1 chromosome 10, mPhoSin1.pri, whole genome shotgun sequence genome and encodes:
- the LOC116760213 gene encoding keratin, type II microfibrillar, component 7C isoform X2 produces the protein MTYRSGFGGRTFSCFSACGTRPSRCSITAAPYRGISCYRGLTGGFGSRSLCEGFRAGSCGRSFGYRFGGVCGPSPPCITTVSVNERLLVPLNLEINPNVQCVKHEEKEQIKCLNNRFAAFIDKVRFLEQQNKLLETKWQFCQSRQCCESNLEPLFQGYIQTLRREAECEEASSGRLASELSHMQEVLEGYKQKYEAEVALRATAEKEFVALKKDVDCAYLCKSDLEANSEALIQEMDFLRRLYEEEIRVLHTHISDTSVIIEMDNSRDLNMDSIVAEIKANYDDIACRSRAEAESWYRSKCEEMKATVIRHGETLRCTKEEINELNRVIQRLTAEVKNAKCQNSKLEATVTQAEQQGEAALNDARCKLAGLEEALQKAKRDMACLLKEYQEVTNSKLGLDIEIATYRRPAGGRGAGVRTASVGVMSLHPPSCA
- the LOC116760213 gene encoding keratin, type II microfibrillar, component 7C isoform X1, translated to MTYRSGFGGRTFSCFSACGTRPSRCSITAAPYRGISCYRGLTGGFGSRSLCEGFRAGSCGRSFGYRFGGVCGPSPPCITTVSVNERLLVPLNLEINPNVQCVKHEEKEQIKCLNNRFAAFIDKVRFLEQQNKLLETKWQFCQSRQCCESNLEPLFQGYIQTLRREAECEEASSGRLASELSHMQEVLEGYKQKYEAEVALRATAEKEFVALKKDVDCAYLCKSDLEANSEALIQEMDFLRRLYEEEIRVLHTHISDTSVIIEMDNSRDLNMDSIVAEIKANYDDIACRSRAEAESWYRSKCEEMKATVIRHGETLRCTKEEINELNRVIQRLTAEVKNAKCQNSKLEATVTQAEQQGEAALNDARCKLAGLEEALQKAKRDMACLLKEYQEVMNSKLGLDIEIATYRRLLEGEEHRLCEGVGAVNVCVSSSRGGVVCGDLCVSGSRPMTGSVCSAPCSGNLAVSTGLCAPCGPCSSVTSCGVGSRASSCRKR